Proteins found in one Methylobacter sp. S3L5C genomic segment:
- a CDS encoding recombinase family protein yields the protein MKAIIYTRVSTAEQGKSGLGLKAQLDSVTEFCQAENIEVVAHYEETETGKGSNALDKRPQLAEALKHAKKIGAHLVVAKLDRLSRNVAFISSLMETKVPFIVAQLGKDADPFMMHLYAALSEKERNLISERTKAALAIIKKDPTRLPLGNRTNLDEAREKSNATNRHEASTFAKTVIDTIQQCRNQGDSLPAIAAKLNSMGVKTRRGGKWYASTVTNILKRA from the coding sequence ATGAAAGCAATCATCTACACAAGGGTATCAACAGCCGAACAGGGAAAATCAGGTTTAGGCTTAAAAGCGCAACTTGATTCAGTTACCGAGTTTTGCCAAGCTGAAAATATTGAAGTTGTCGCCCACTATGAGGAAACCGAAACCGGCAAAGGTTCTAATGCTTTGGATAAAAGACCGCAATTAGCAGAAGCGTTAAAACATGCTAAAAAAATAGGCGCTCACTTAGTTGTCGCCAAGCTTGACCGCCTAAGTAGAAACGTGGCGTTCATATCAAGCTTGATGGAAACCAAAGTTCCATTTATTGTGGCTCAACTCGGTAAAGATGCCGACCCCTTCATGATGCACTTGTACGCGGCTCTATCAGAAAAAGAGCGTAACCTTATCAGTGAACGAACCAAAGCCGCGTTGGCTATCATTAAAAAAGATCCAACTAGATTACCGCTAGGCAACCGAACCAATTTAGACGAAGCGCGGGAAAAATCGAATGCTACTAACAGGCATGAAGCGTCAACTTTTGCCAAGACCGTCATAGACACTATTCAACAGTGTAGAAATCAGGGTGACTCTCTTCCAGCTATCGCGGCAAAGCTAAATAGTATGGGAGTTAAGACAAGACGCGGCGGTAAATGGTATGCGTCAACAGTAACGAATATTTTGAAGCGCGCTTAG
- a CDS encoding IS5 family transposase, whose protein sequence is MKRITLSDEEWTRILASLKKLPGVHIGLPDICRQFVNAILWILRTGAQWRVLPSTYGKWNSIFKRFSRWCINGIWGEILCHLAEDADLQDVSMDGSVIRAHACAAGAAYSSAENEALGRSKGGFGCKIHALCDGLGMPIKFILTGGQEAECKQAISLLENVNASAVLADKAYDTNELREWLASREIKAVIPPKSNRKEDIECDYWHYKERHAIECMFGKLKHYRRIATRYEKKAINYMGMLSFSSVLLWLR, encoded by the coding sequence ATGAAGCGGATAACATTAAGTGATGAAGAGTGGACTCGTATTTTGGCAAGCTTAAAAAAATTGCCTGGAGTTCATATCGGTTTACCCGATATTTGCAGGCAGTTTGTTAATGCCATTTTGTGGATATTACGTACGGGAGCACAGTGGCGTGTATTACCGTCAACGTATGGTAAATGGAATAGCATCTTCAAGCGTTTTTCACGTTGGTGTATCAATGGCATATGGGGTGAAATTCTCTGTCATCTTGCTGAAGACGCTGATTTACAAGATGTTTCCATGGATGGTTCAGTTATTAGAGCACATGCCTGCGCAGCTGGAGCGGCATATAGTTCTGCTGAGAATGAAGCACTTGGGCGCTCCAAAGGTGGATTTGGTTGTAAGATTCACGCGCTTTGTGATGGCTTGGGCATGCCCATCAAATTTATCCTGACAGGCGGGCAGGAGGCTGAATGCAAGCAAGCCATATCTTTATTGGAAAATGTTAATGCTTCAGCCGTTTTAGCAGACAAAGCCTACGACACGAACGAGTTGCGGGAGTGGTTAGCCAGTCGTGAAATAAAAGCGGTTATCCCACCTAAATCGAACCGAAAAGAAGATATTGAGTGCGATTATTGGCATTATAAGGAGCGGCATGCCATTGAATGTATGTTCGGTAAGCTCAAGCACTATCGCAGAATTGCTACACGATATGAGAAAAAAGCTATTAATTACATGGGGATGCTATCATTTTCCTCGGTGCTTTTATGGCTGAGGTGA
- a CDS encoding DUF6538 domain-containing protein has product MSKISHLYRRGNTLYFRVSVPERFRLILNTSEFTQSLRTQNRKDAIPAAYKLAGEAKKLFLCLDNLMIKNKSIDDVLLSEALDSLENEEPSRLLKLNAKRKAVDTMCREVRTAIKIDDLQNDNLALMIRHREELDALSYKIKADAFDKLTSSSIVSTKQVPINEKVIDSNAPLLSVVYGEFFAGHLKSRAKLESFKNVFIPYAGDVPITLINQDTVNNFFKLLVKCPGGRGGHSDAFGKLSLQERIVECEKSGAVLMGATTFKQTYLGAARQFFRFLKSNYASYNLNLSVEHINYKDFGGLRAKGENKQRALWGHEIERLMCCVTMRGYAVEEPHKFWLPMLGLFTGGRVNEICQLNPQTDILKDSVSGLWYLNLTEDDSGEGLIKSSKNKHSLRKVPIHSKLIECGLLDYVNRVKALGHDRIFNDFKPKLGRASYDAIVFFRNHLKNVGLYDDKTIGKNVLGMHCLRGSFMSHLVLGLKNSGIGGMDAMGRIQPIVGHCSGVTDENGKDFSVTLNYIDVDIIGDGGNNLMELKGIIEALDYGLAFPSNTS; this is encoded by the coding sequence ATGTCCAAAATTTCGCACCTATACCGAAGAGGTAACACGCTCTATTTTCGCGTGTCTGTTCCTGAACGTTTCCGCCTAATCCTAAACACTTCTGAGTTTACGCAATCCCTACGCACTCAAAACCGTAAAGATGCAATTCCAGCCGCTTATAAACTTGCTGGTGAGGCAAAAAAACTTTTCTTATGTCTTGATAACCTAATGATAAAAAATAAATCCATTGATGATGTGTTGTTGAGTGAGGCACTTGATAGCCTTGAGAATGAAGAGCCTAGCCGCTTGCTAAAACTTAATGCCAAACGAAAGGCTGTTGATACGATGTGTCGTGAAGTTCGTACAGCAATAAAGATTGATGATCTTCAGAATGATAATCTTGCATTGATGATAAGGCATCGTGAAGAGTTGGACGCACTGAGTTATAAAATCAAAGCGGATGCTTTTGATAAACTAACTTCTTCAAGCATCGTATCTACCAAGCAAGTCCCAATTAATGAAAAGGTGATAGATAGTAACGCCCCGTTATTATCGGTCGTCTATGGTGAATTTTTCGCGGGTCATCTAAAGAGCAGGGCAAAGCTCGAATCTTTTAAAAATGTATTTATCCCTTATGCCGGTGATGTTCCTATTACGCTAATCAATCAAGATACGGTCAATAATTTTTTTAAACTGCTTGTTAAGTGTCCTGGTGGTCGGGGTGGTCACTCTGATGCTTTTGGCAAATTGTCATTGCAGGAGCGTATAGTTGAGTGTGAAAAATCCGGTGCTGTACTAATGGGTGCAACGACTTTTAAACAAACTTATCTTGGCGCTGCGAGACAATTTTTTAGATTCCTAAAATCTAACTATGCATCCTACAATTTGAACCTATCAGTTGAGCATATTAACTATAAAGACTTTGGAGGGTTACGGGCTAAAGGTGAAAACAAACAGCGGGCGTTATGGGGTCATGAGATTGAGCGGTTGATGTGTTGCGTTACTATGAGGGGCTACGCTGTTGAAGAGCCGCATAAATTCTGGTTACCTATGTTGGGATTATTTACAGGCGGTCGTGTTAATGAGATTTGCCAGCTAAATCCACAAACCGATATTTTGAAGGATAGCGTTAGCGGTTTATGGTATCTGAACTTAACTGAGGATGATTCCGGTGAGGGGCTTATAAAATCCTCTAAGAATAAACATAGCTTACGTAAAGTTCCGATTCACTCAAAGCTGATTGAATGTGGATTGCTGGATTATGTTAATCGGGTCAAGGCATTGGGGCATGATCGCATCTTTAATGATTTTAAACCCAAGTTAGGTAGAGCCAGTTATGATGCTATCGTTTTTTTTAGAAATCATTTAAAAAACGTTGGTCTGTACGATGACAAAACAATAGGTAAAAATGTTTTAGGTATGCATTGCTTGCGTGGGTCTTTTATGTCGCATCTTGTTTTGGGTCTGAAAAATTCCGGTATTGGTGGAATGGATGCAATGGGTAGAATACAGCCAATAGTGGGACATTGTAGCGGAGTAACAGACGAAAACGGTAAAGACTTTAGCGTAACACTCAATTATATTGATGTTGATATAATCGGAGACGGTGGGAATAATTTAATGGAACTAAAAGGCATCATTGAAGCGTTAGACTATGGTTTGGCGTTTCCGTCTAACACTTCTTAA
- a CDS encoding glycine zipper family protein: MLRFSLVFLATIILAISGCAGLPNGPSIMVLPGTGVVFEQFRNDDAICQQYASFQVGGTTANQAGVKSGVTSAVVGTALGAAAGAAFGGGSGAAIGAGSGLIAGSLVGTGIAGSSMNTVQQRFDIAYIQCLYA, encoded by the coding sequence ATGTTACGTTTTTCCCTCGTGTTTTTGGCCACGATTATATTGGCCATCAGCGGTTGTGCCGGTTTACCCAATGGGCCAAGTATTATGGTGCTTCCCGGCACTGGTGTGGTTTTTGAGCAGTTTCGTAACGACGATGCTATTTGTCAGCAATACGCTTCTTTTCAGGTTGGTGGTACTACTGCCAATCAAGCCGGAGTGAAAAGTGGCGTCACCAGTGCTGTAGTTGGTACAGCGTTAGGTGCAGCAGCAGGCGCAGCCTTCGGCGGTGGGAGCGGTGCTGCCATCGGTGCCGGTAGCGGTTTAATAGCCGGCAGTCTTGTTGGTACAGGTATTGCCGGCAGCTCTATGAACACTGTACAGCAGCGTTTCGATATAGCTTATATTCAATGTTTGTATGCCTAG
- a CDS encoding transposase: protein MVRGDVQTSAPKAVKPKNSKPGRPKGSVNKNRKVVKLWSFQRQLQACINAVLTLIGLNLGIVYFVYDGALGNNAGLQAVIQTGLHLICKLRHDSTLYLPYSGEYSGKGKPRKYGEKLTLETLTDAHRKSEAVEKGIQTCTYQVHVWHKNFPELLNVAIIVKTNLKTGRIAKVLLFSDDLTLASEKLISYYALRFQIEFNFRDAKQYWGLGDFMNVKETQVNNAANFSLFMVTFSPLLSAKIEGTNKGSMLDLKTIFRARKYTQRIINSLDKNDDTFLIDDRIFQAAEIGRIHARAA, encoded by the coding sequence CTGGTACGTGGCGATGTTCAAACCAGTGCGCCCAAGGCCGTTAAACCAAAAAACTCGAAACCTGGCAGGCCTAAGGGCAGTGTTAACAAAAACCGGAAAGTTGTTAAACTATGGTCTTTTCAACGACAGTTGCAAGCCTGTATTAATGCGGTATTAACGTTGATAGGGTTGAATTTGGGAATCGTCTACTTTGTTTACGATGGCGCACTGGGCAACAATGCTGGCCTACAAGCCGTTATACAAACGGGGCTACACCTTATTTGCAAGCTACGCCATGATTCAACGCTTTACTTGCCCTACTCGGGCGAGTATTCAGGAAAAGGTAAGCCGCGTAAATACGGTGAAAAACTAACACTGGAAACATTAACGGACGCGCATCGGAAATCGGAGGCCGTGGAAAAAGGCATTCAAACGTGTACCTATCAGGTACACGTTTGGCACAAAAACTTTCCTGAATTGCTCAATGTCGCCATCATTGTAAAGACCAACCTAAAAACAGGACGGATCGCAAAGGTACTGTTGTTTAGTGATGACCTGACACTGGCCAGTGAAAAATTGATCAGCTACTACGCTTTGCGGTTTCAAATCGAGTTTAACTTCCGCGATGCCAAGCAATATTGGGGGTTGGGAGATTTTATGAATGTCAAAGAAACGCAAGTCAACAATGCGGCTAACTTCTCCTTGTTCATGGTCACTTTTTCACCGCTTTTATCGGCAAAAATAGAGGGAACCAACAAGGGCAGTATGCTGGATTTGAAAACCATCTTCAGAGCCCGAAAATACACGCAGCGGATTATTAATTCGCTGGACAAAAATGATGACACATTTTTAATCGACGACCGTATCTTCCAAGCCGCAGAAATTGGCAGGATTCATGCGAGAGCGGCTTAA
- a CDS encoding transposase: MNEIIAILNTVSPHLKACTLKQMTLLIEAMLSMTGRVTMLSLSRWTEKDGSYRTVQRFFKEK, translated from the coding sequence ATGAACGAAATCATAGCAATACTAAATACCGTAAGTCCACATTTAAAAGCCTGCACGCTAAAGCAGATGACCCTGCTTATTGAAGCCATGCTGTCGATGACGGGGCGGGTAACCATGCTGAGTTTGTCGCGTTGGACTGAAAAGGATGGCAGCTATCGGACGGTACAGCGTTTTTTTAAAGAAAAATAG
- a CDS encoding IS630 family transposase (programmed frameshift) — protein MKKKYIVRLTEDERAYLGSLIHTGKVAAHKRLHAEILLKADVSELGEKWLDRPISEAFGISRRTVERVRERLVQEGLESALNRAKSIRVRSRTIDGENEARLIALSCGDAPEGRSRWTLRLLGQQMVELGYIESVSHETIRQTFKKNELKPWQNKEWCIPAKKNAEFVCAMEDTLEVYKRPYDEAQPLICMDESSKQQIKDTRTPIPAKPGTVARYDTEYERNGVSNIFMFFEPLQGKRFVEVTDQRTAIDWAHQIRNLVDVHYPQAKRITLVMDNLNTHTGASLYKAFEPKEARRILEKLEIHYTPKHGSWLNMAEIELSILSRQCMDRRIPDQEMLKTEILAWQEKRNTIARPMKWRFTTEDARIKLKKLYPTLSD, from the exons TTGAAAAAGAAATACATAGTACGACTAACGGAAGATGAACGCGCTTATTTGGGAAGTTTGATTCATACCGGAAAAGTGGCCGCTCATAAAAGGTTACACGCTGAAATACTGCTGAAAGCGGATGTTAGCGAGTTAGGAGAAAAATGGCTGGACCGGCCAATAAGTGAAGCTTTTGGTATTTCAAGACGTACCGTTGAACGAGTCCGGGAGCGACTGGTTCAAGAAGGCTTGGAATCGGCTTTAAACCGGGCAAAGTCAATTCGGGTTAGAAGTCGTACTATTGATGGAGAGAATGAAGCCCGTTTGATCGCGTTAAGTTGTGGCGATGCACCTGAAGGGCGTAGTCGCTGGACATTACGTTTACTTGGACAGCAGATGGTTGAGCTGGGTTATATTGAAAGTGTATCGCATGAAACTATCCGGCAAACCT TTAAAAAAAACGAATTAAAACCCTGGCAAAATAAAGAGTGGTGTATTCCGGCTAAAAAAAATGCTGAGTTTGTTTGTGCTATGGAAGATACGCTTGAGGTTTACAAGCGACCTTATGATGAAGCGCAACCACTGATTTGCATGGATGAAAGCAGCAAGCAACAGATTAAAGACACGCGAACACCAATACCGGCAAAGCCTGGCACGGTCGCTCGGTACGACACGGAATATGAGCGTAATGGAGTGAGCAATATTTTTATGTTTTTTGAACCCTTGCAGGGCAAACGGTTTGTTGAGGTAACCGATCAAAGAACGGCCATTGATTGGGCGCATCAAATTCGTAACCTGGTTGATGTCCATTACCCGCAGGCTAAACGTATTACCCTGGTTATGGATAATCTGAATACCCATACTGGTGCCTCTTTATATAAGGCATTTGAGCCAAAAGAGGCGAGAAGAATTCTTGAAAAACTAGAAATACACTACACGCCCAAGCATGGCAGTTGGTTAAATATGGCCGAGATAGAATTAAGCATCCTGTCACGGCAATGTATGGATCGCCGCATTCCAGATCAAGAAATGTTAAAAACAGAAATTTTAGCGTGGCAAGAAAAAAGAAATACTATTGCTCGGCCTATGAAATGGCGGTTTACCACGGAGGATGCACGGATAAAACTGAAGAAACTTTATCCGACATTATCAGATTGA
- a CDS encoding OsmC family protein, whose amino-acid sequence MSLLNFSINGKSTSATRYEGTARQFSIVVDEPPILGGEDSAANPVEYILAGYAGCLNVVFNIVAKELDISINQLNININGDINPEKFLGISNKERAGFQSLNAHIELNTDASFEKEQLLILKVKERCPVNDNLLNPTPVNYIFTNS is encoded by the coding sequence ATGAGTTTATTAAATTTTTCAATCAATGGAAAAAGTACTTCTGCAACCCGCTATGAAGGGACTGCTCGCCAATTTTCTATTGTGGTTGACGAACCACCAATTTTAGGTGGTGAAGATAGTGCTGCAAACCCAGTTGAATATATCTTGGCAGGCTATGCAGGGTGTTTAAATGTAGTATTTAACATCGTCGCAAAAGAATTGGATATTTCAATTAATCAATTAAATATCAATATAAACGGGGATATTAATCCAGAAAAGTTTTTAGGAATTTCTAATAAAGAACGAGCAGGCTTTCAATCGCTGAATGCTCATATCGAATTAAATACTGATGCATCTTTCGAAAAAGAACAACTATTGATTTTAAAAGTTAAGGAAAGATGTCCCGTAAACGATAATCTTTTGAATCCAACCCCCGTAAACTATATCTTTACGAACAGTTAA
- a CDS encoding transposase family protein, whose amino-acid sequence MICLLTMTILSVVIGKGQQHDFSIFKDSRLLLHPDALLLADSGYQGIKKHHQNSTLPVKKKKGQPLSAEDKADNKALSKQRIFIEHVNRRCKIFRIAKDVYRGKHKHYSLTWNLVAALVNLRYGCI is encoded by the coding sequence GTGATCTGCCTATTGACGATGACTATACTCTCCGTAGTGATAGGTAAAGGTCAACAGCATGATTTTTCGATCTTCAAAGATAGCCGTCTATTGTTACATCCTGATGCCCTGTTGTTGGCGGATTCCGGATACCAAGGGATAAAGAAACACCATCAGAACTCGACTCTACCGGTTAAAAAGAAAAAAGGCCAACCGCTTTCGGCAGAAGACAAAGCCGATAATAAGGCACTATCAAAACAGCGTATTTTTATTGAGCATGTTAATCGCCGATGCAAAATTTTCAGGATTGCCAAAGATGTTTATCGGGGCAAACACAAGCATTACTCCTTGACATGGAATTTAGTGGCTGCTCTTGTTAACTTACGCTATGGCTGTATTTAG
- a CDS encoding transposase family protein, translating to MTPYAQLPRHKPEEFLRTVGLSPEDFLHLHGKLVTYLDEQKVLNPLTRRGRKDSKMALEDRLLLTLYYLRHYPTLINLAAVFDISESYCHKIYTRTVRLLIKIEKLPNRKALLEDPAATVVIDVSEQPIERPVKNQKAYFSGKKTPHDQSPTRDLPIDDDYTLRSDR from the coding sequence ATGACTCCTTATGCCCAATTGCCAAGACACAAGCCTGAAGAATTTTTAAGGACTGTCGGCCTGTCACCAGAAGATTTTCTGCATCTTCACGGTAAGCTGGTGACTTACCTGGACGAACAAAAAGTCCTTAATCCACTGACTAGACGGGGACGAAAAGACTCCAAGATGGCTTTGGAAGACCGCTTGTTACTGACACTCTATTATCTTCGTCACTATCCGACGTTGATAAATCTGGCTGCGGTCTTCGACATCAGCGAATCGTATTGCCATAAAATCTATACTCGCACTGTAAGACTATTGATCAAAATCGAAAAACTGCCCAACCGCAAAGCACTGTTGGAAGATCCCGCAGCTACCGTGGTCATTGATGTTTCGGAGCAGCCTATCGAGCGCCCTGTTAAAAACCAGAAAGCGTACTTTTCAGGAAAAAAAACGCCACACGATCAAAGTCCAACTCGTGATCTGCCTATTGACGATGACTATACTCTCCGTAGTGATAGGTAA